GTAGAGGCCCGCTTCAACCTCGCCAAGACCCTGGCCGAGAGCGGAGACAGGGAAGGGGCGATCGCGGCCTTCGAAAAAGTGATGGAGATCGCGCCTGAGAGCGACAAGGCGCGGCTTGCGGCCCAGTACCTGAAACTCCTGAAATAAAAAAGGCGGACAGCTTGATCGAGGCCCTTGGAGAATACCTGAAGCGCGAGCGCGAGCTGCGCGGCGTGTCGCTGGAAGAGATCGCCGAGGCTTCCAAGATATCGGCGCGGCTTCTCGAGTCGCTGGAGGCCGACGACTACGACTCCCTGCCGGCCCCCATCTTCGTAAAGGGGTTCATAAGGTCCTACTGCAGGCATCTCGGTCTCGACGAAACCGAGGCCATGCTCATGTACGAAGACTACCTCTCCAGGCTCTCGGCCCACGAGGAGAGGAAGAGCGCGAGCGCCGGGAAGGCGGCCGAAGGCCCCAGGCCGGGCAGGCCGGCGCTCATCGCGGTGCTCGCGGCCGCCGCGGTCGCGGCCCTGCTGCTCATCTACCTGCTCGGCTCCGGTCCCGAACCCACGGAGCCGGTCACAGCCGAAAGGCCCTCCCCCGAGTCGGCGCGGCCCGCCGCGGAGCCCGCGGAAGAGGAGGAGGTCGGCGTGGCCGGGGAGGCCGTCGAGCCGCAAGCCCCGCCGCAGGAAGAGACCGAGCCGCCGGCCGCCGAGGA
This Deltaproteobacteria bacterium DNA region includes the following protein-coding sequences:
- a CDS encoding helix-turn-helix domain-containing protein; amino-acid sequence: MIEALGEYLKRERELRGVSLEEIAEASKISARLLESLEADDYDSLPAPIFVKGFIRSYCRHLGLDETEAMLMYEDYLSRLSAHEERKSASAGKAAEGPRPGRPALIAVLAAAAVAALLLIYLLGSGPEPTEPVTAERPSPESARPAAEPAEEEEVGVAGEAVEPQAPPQEETEPPAAEEAAAEPGGLEAEAPPPEARSAAPEAGTDGGHTLVVNASGPVWLKIFIDDGEPFEALLRPGERIVRKASKGFYLVIGNAGGVELSFDGEPLGPLGKEGQVVRLRLPAETPGEDAGNDSQRREDSHP